The following coding sequences are from one Lolium rigidum isolate FL_2022 chromosome 6, APGP_CSIRO_Lrig_0.1, whole genome shotgun sequence window:
- the LOC124664792 gene encoding putative ankyrin repeat protein RF_0381, with the protein MAPPSIHCPSDDGSTDEKALSRAAMDGNLRRLKGIVKSLTKGNGDRSAIFSFNTDGLNVLHFAAMAGNLVVCKYLVEELGGDGNAPGSGALAQGSTPFMMSAQSGDLPTFTYFLDHGGDLMKTDDKGSTVLHHAAAKGSSKVTEFILSKGVPVDLDCGRGTPLYMAATNEQDKTLKILLDHNANPNITTSGVGGPLLGAVIYGSWKCMKLLIKAGANVNCRGSMITPLAFATMHGDYTNYIRLLLKAGADPNIPDDAGMLPIEYAAVRDCMEEVEMLLPLTTPIPNVPDWSIEGVISYAKFGDKRPIEQLHFERRNSLFKSKADTAFKKEYKMPSPFYDLVRWRKEVTGKTKEISRMTSERKEKGHMDSSLSMPRSTRDPDMLSFDLDDS; encoded by the exons ATGGCGCCGCCGTCCATCCACTGCCCCTCCGACGACGGCAGCACCG ATGAGAAGGCTCTCAGCAGGGCGGCCATGGACGGCAACCTCCGCCGCCTCAAAG GTATTGTAAAGAGTCTTACCAAAGGAAATGGCGACCGGTCCGCCATTTTCTCTTTCAACACGGATGGACTTAATGTGTTGCATTTCGCGGCGATGGCCGGAAATCTGGTGGTTTGCAAGTATTTGGTGGAGGAGCTTGGGGGAGATGGGAATGCTCCTGGATCTGGAGCTCTAGCGCAAG GCTCGACTCCGTTTATGATGTCTGCTCAGTCGGGTGATCTTCCTACCTTCACATACTTTCTTGATCATGGTGGTGATCTGATGAAAACAGACGACAAAGGAAGCACAGTTCTCCACCATGCTGCGGCTAAAG GAAGTAGCAAGGTAACAGAGTTCATCCTTTCAAAAGGAGTGCCAGTTGACCTGGACTGTGGCCGTGGAACTCCACTCTATATGGCTGCTACAAATGAGCAAGATAAGACACTCAAGATTTTACTGGACCACAATGCGAAT CCTAACATCACTACTAGTGGTGTTGGAGGTCCCCTGCTCGGTGCTGTTATTTACGGCTCATGGAAATGTATGAAGCTGCTCATTAAG gctggtgccaatgttaACTGCAGGGGTTCCATGATTACTCCCCTGGCATTTGCAACAATGCACGGAGACTACACCAACTACATTAGATTGCTACTGAAGGCTGGAGCAGATCCTAATATTCCAGATGAT GCGGGTATGTTGCCAATAGAGTATGCTGCAGTGCGTGATTGCATGGAAGAGGTTGAAATGTTGCTGCCTCTGACTACCCCAATTCCAAATGTCCCAGACTGGAGTATTGAGGGAGTAATTTCTTATGCAAAATTTGGAGATAAAAGGCCAATA GAGCAACTGCACTTTGAAAGAAGAAATTCTTTGTTCAAGTCAAAGGCTGATACGGCATTCAAGAAGGAGTATAAGATGCCATCACCGTTTTATGACCTG GTAAGGTGGAGAAAAGAAGTGACTGGGAAGACAAAGGAAATTTCCCGTATGACCTCGGAGAGGAAAGAAAAGGGTCACATGGATTCATCATTAAG TATGCCTAGATCTACCAGGGACCCAGATATGCTATCATTTGATTTGGATGATTCATAG